The window TCATCCGTCCGCCCGACGGCTACACCGTGACCGGGACGAGCATCGCGGTCCAGCAGCGCGAGAGCGCGATCGTCCTCGCCGAACCGTCCGACTTCGAGGGCGAGGAGGCCGAACTCCGCGTCACGTACTCGCCGGTCGGACCCGCGGACCGGCTCCCGATCGGGGTCCTCGCAGGCGCTGGGATCGTCGCGCTCGTCGTCCTCGCCGCCGTCTGGATGCTGCGAACCCGCTCCGGCGGTGCCGGCGCCCCCTGGGGATCGTCGCCGCCGGACGACGGGGCGCCGCCGACTGCGGAGGCCGACGCCGACGGGGGAAGCGACGCGCCGTACGCGGGGACGGCGGCCGAGGCGGACGGGCGGAACGGCACCGGCGAAGCGGGCGGGCCGCCGTCGGGAGCGGAGCGACCCGCCTCCGCCGACGCGGACGCCCCCGCCGGTGCGGATATTCCCGACGACGCCGTGAACGAGACCGAAGCCGACCTCTCGCTGCTGTCGGACGAGGAACGGGTCGAGCGCCTCCTCGAACGGAACGGCGGGCGGATGAAGCAGGCGACGATCGTCGACGAGACCGACTGGTCCGACGCGAAGGTCTCCCAGTTGCTGTCGGCGATGGCCGAGGAGGGGCGCGTCGACAAGCTCCGTCTCGGACGCGAGAACCTCATTTCGCTCCCCGACGACGCCGAGAGCCGAGACGCCGAGCACCGGGACGCTCGGGACGGAGACGGCGGCTCCGCCGGGGACGCGTAGGCGTCTCGAAATTCCGGGCGTGACCCGCCCGGTTCGGACGAGTGCACGTCTCGCAGAACGGGTCTGAATCTCGCTCCGGCGACCCGTGAGCGGCGCCGACCCGATGTGGTTTCCGGAACCTCTTTTGCCGCGCCATCCTCAGCGAGGGGTAATGGAGTATCTGGAGCGTCGCGTTTCGATGGTCGAAGAGCGCCTCGAGGCGGTCATCGAGGCGGTCGACCCTCCGGAGCTATCCGACGAGGTCGCACACGTCGCGCTCGCGGGCGGCAAGCGGGTCCGGCCGGCCGTGACGATCCTCGCCTGTGAGGCCTGCGGCGGCGACCCCGACGACGCGGTCGACTTCGCGGTCGCGATCGAACTCGTGCACAACGCCTCGCTCGTCATCGACGACATCATCGACCGCTCGGACGTCCGCCGCGGGACGGCGAGCGCGTGGGCGGAGTACGGGTACGGCCCCGCGATAATCGCCTCCGACGGCCTGCTGGGGGAGGCGTTCGCGCTGCTGTCGCGGAACGACCACGCGACGCAGATCGTCGCCGAGTCGATGGTCGAACTCGGCGAGGGCGAGGCCACCGAACTCGTCGCTCGCCCCACGGACGAGGGCGAGTACATGGGCCTCGCCCGCCGGAAGACCGGGGCGCTGTTCCGCGCCGCGGCCGAACTCGGCGCGGTCGCCGCCGACGCGGACCCGTTCACGATCGAGGCGTTCGGCGAGTACGCCGAGCGGGTCGGCGTCGCGTTCCAGATCCGCGACGACGTCCTCGACGCGACGGCCGACGCCGACGACCTCGGGAAGCCGACCGGTCAGGACGCGGAGATGGACCGCCCGTCGCTGGTGCAGGTCACCGGACTCTCCGCCGAGGAGGCGAACCGGCGGGCCCACGACCAGTCCGAACAGGCGCTAGACGCGCTCGCGGCGTCGGAAGTCGACGACAGCGAGCCGCTGGGCTACCTCCAGGACCTCGCGGAGTTCGTCGTCGTCCGCGAGCGGTAGTCGGGGCCCTCCTCGGAACCGGTTCTGCTTCGCTCACCCCTGCGCGGCCTCCGCGGCCGTCGGGAACCGCGACTCCGCGATCGCGAACGCGAGCGTGCTGAACACGCCCAGAAGCGTCCCGGCGGTGAGACCGATCGCCAGTTGCGTCAGCGAGAACGACCGGACGCCGTCGATGCTCGCCGGGAGGAAGAAGCCCGAGACGACGTAGAGGACGACGGCGATGGCGACGACGTAGAAGGGCGCGTTGAGGTACCGCCACTTGAACCGGTCGGCGAGGTACTCGTCGGTCACCTGTCCGAGACTGGAGGTGACGCCGGCGGCCGCGAACCACTGGACGGCCCCGTGGACGAGCGCCGCCAGGGCGATGAGCGGCGGGATCGGGTCGCTGACGCTCGCCCTCGCGGTCTCGAAGAGCGCGTACCCGCGGAAGCCGCCCACGACGATGAGCGCGGCGGCGGCGACGTAGGTGATGAGCGTGACGCGGCCCTCGTAGAGGACGTCGCGGACGCGACTCGCGGTGTCGTCGACGGCGTCTTCGAGTCCGAGTCCGCGGAAGAGCGTGTAGAGCCCCAGAAGCGCCGAGATGACGCCCAGAACCACCGCGCCGGGCACGTCGAAGAAGCTCGCGATCGTGACGAACGGGTAGATGAGGAGCAGGATGCCGAGCGGCACGAGGATCGTCCCGCGTGTCTCGGGGTCGGCGAGGACCTGCTTCATCGTGTAGTAGATCGATTCGAGGTCCTGCGCCTGCCGGACGACGACCCGGCGGACGCTGTCGATGGGGACGCGCGAGCGGACGATCGGCAGCACCGACTCGTCCTGGGCGCCGTCGGTGATGACGATGGCGCTGACGTTCTCGCCGGTCGACAGGCCCGCGAGCACGCGGTCGATCTCCTCGCCGATCGCGCGGTTGGCCTTCACGTCGCCGCCCTGAGTGCCCGTGACGGCGGCGACGGTCACCTCCTCTTCGACGTCGGGGTCGGCGGCGAGTTCGTCGTACTCGTGGATCCCTTGAAACAGCACGTTGACGTCGGAGTCCTCCGGGTCCGCGGTCGCCAGTGAGACGGCGGCCGACTCGACGGCGTCGCGGCCGACGACCGGCGTCTCCAGCCCCGTCTTGCGGCCGAGGTCGTCGTCGAGGTCGACGCAGAGGACCAGAAGCATCTGCGGGGACGTACGCCGTCGGAGTATATCTGTTTTCGGGAGCGTCCGAGCCGGGGACGACCCGCCCATCGGCGGTTCGGAACGCGCCGTCCCAAGTAGCACGACTTTTGGGTCTCCGGGCGGTATCACACACAACGAAATGATCTCGAAGGGCTGTGAGCAGTGCGCGAAAGGCGGAAAGATGGTGCTCTTCGTCTACGGCTACTGCGACCAGCGCGACTGCTTTTACTGCCCGCTCGGCGAGAACCGAAAGAACGTCACCGACGTCTACGCCAACGAGCGCCTCGTCGAGTCCGACGACGACGTCCTCGAGGAGGCCCACCGGATGGACGCCCTCGGCACCTCGATCACCGGCGGCGAACCCCAGGAGGCCATGGAGCGGACCTGTCACTACCTCTCGCTTTTGAAAGACGAGTTCGGCGAGGACCACCACACGCACCTCTACACCGGGATCACCGGCGGCCGGGAGAACATGCGCCGGCTCTCCGAAGCGGGCCTCGACGAGATTCGCTTTCACCCGCCGTACGAACTGTGGGGCGACCTCCACGGCACCGAGTGGGAGGAGATCCTCCACGTCGCCCGTGAGGAGGGGCTCACGCCGGCGTTCGAGATTCCGGGCATCCGCGCCGAAGAGGAGTTCTTGGAGTTCCTCGACGAGGGCGCCGCCGAGTTCTGCAATATAAACGAGTTCGAGATGAGCGACGGCAACTACCGCCGGATGCAGGAGCAGGGCTACGAACTCCAGGAGGGCCACATGTCAGCCGTCGACGGGTCGAAAGAGGAGATCCTCGATGCGATGGGCGACCACGAGCGCGTGTACTTCTGTACCTCCGTGTTCAAAGACGCCGCCCAGCACCGCAACCGACTGAAGCGGATGGCGCGGACGATCCGGCGTCCCTTCGACGAGGTGACCGACGACGGCACGCTCGTCTACGGCAAGACGTGGGTCGGCTCGGACACGCTCGACGCGCTCGGCGTCCCCGAGGAGTTCTACTCGGTGAAATCCGAGCACGTCGAGGTCGCGTGGTGGCTCCTAGAGGAAATGATCGAGGAGGGCGACGTCTCCGAGGGCGAGATCGTCGAGCAGTACCCGACCGCCGACGGGACCGTGGTCGAGCGGACGCCGCTGGCCTGATGACGCGAGCACGCGAAGCGTTCGAGCGGCCGAGCCGTTAGGCGAGGCTTTTGGTCCAGCTTTTCCCGAGCGAGCGGAGCGAGCGCAGCGGAAAAGGTGGGACTGGGACCGTGGTCGAGCGGACGCCGCTGGCGTGATTCTCTATCGGATCCCGCCGGCCCGTTCCAGCGTCAGCGCCGCGTAGAGGCTCGGAACGAGGGCGACGGCCGTCCCCACGAGGAGCCACTCGCCGAGCGGCCCGCCCGTGAGGACGCCGATCGCGACGACCCCGACCCCGAGCAGGCCGCCGGCGGCCGCTCCGCGCCGTTTCGTCCGCGGACCGAAGTCGACGCCGCGAGCGGTGCCGTACAGCGCGCTTCCGAGCGCTGCAATGGCCCCCGCGGCGACGCCGACGAGCGGTTGCGCGACGAACAGCCCGAACACGACGAGCGCGAGGCCGACGGCGCCCCCGGTCGACACCGTCGCTCGCGGCGGGAGCGGGTTGACGTCCGCACCGTATCGGACCGCGTAGCTCGCGGGCGGCGCGCCGAGGACGAGGCCGACCAGGGCGCTTCGGAGCAGTCCCCCCGGCGAAGGATCGTCGAGGAGAACGCCGAACGCGCCCGCGAGGGCGATGACGACGCCGGCGGCCAGGAGCCAGCGCGGGCGGATCGTCGCCGCGGGGTCGTCGTCGCGGACGATGCCGAAGCCGACGAACGGGTAGGAGACGAGCGCGCCGATCACCGCCGTCGCGTAGAGTCCCCAGCCGAGCGTGACGCCGGTCACGACGACCGAGAGGCCGAGGAAGACGCCCGTGACGACGGCGAACTCGGGGACGCGGCGACTCATACTCCCTATCGGGTCGAGACGGCGGAAAGCGTTGCGGTCGGCGCCGGACTCGTGGTGTCGACCGTCACCGCGGATCGCGCGCTCGCGTCGCCGCGCGTCCACGCGCTCGTGAACGCGCCGCCGCGTGCAGACCCGATAGTAGACCCGCAAGGGTTTAGACACGCGGTGGAGTAGTTCACGCTATGTCTGACTGTCCGCTGGCCGACGACTGTCCCCGGTATTCGGAGCGAATCGACGGGATGGGATGTCAGTACTACGGCGACCGCGGCGGCGCGGAGTGGTGTAACAACTACGACCAGCCGATCCGCGACCTGAAGGCGCAGCCAGTCAAGCCCGGCGAGGAGGTCGTCGTCGACGTCGACGACATCCACGAGAGCGGCGCCGGCGTGGGGCGGACCGACGACGGCTTCATCGTCCTCGTCGACGGACTCCTGCCGGAGGCGCGCGCGGTCGTCCGCATCGACCGCGTGAAGTCGAACCACGCCACCGCGAAGACGGTCGTCGAACGCCTGCCGCTCGACGGCGACGAGGAGACGGACGACGAGGGCGAGAGCGGATCCGACGGCGACGGGGACGACGCCTCCGACGCCGGCGACGGTTCGGAGTCCGAGAGCGAGGAGACCTCCGGCCCGGGACGGCCGACCGCGCTCGGCAGCCGAGACAACTTCTGGGGCGGGTAGCCGCCCGCGAGCGCCGGGGGGAGACCGAACGGACAGTCGTTCTTCTGTAGCTTTTTTGCAGCGGACACCCAACGAACCGGTATGGACAACGTCGAGGACGCCGGTGACGACGCCGCGGAGTCGGAGGACGCCGAGGAGTTCGACGTCGAGGAGGCCCTCTCGGAGGTGGGGTTCGACGCCGAAGAGAGCGTCTTGACCCGTCGGCAGGCGGAGGTGCTCGTGCTCCGCGAGCGGGGCGTCCGACAGTCGCGGATCGCGTCGATGCTCGGGACCTCGCGGGCGAACGTTTCGAGCGTCGAGTCCAGCGCCCGGCGGAA is drawn from Halobellus limi and contains these coding sequences:
- a CDS encoding DUF373 family protein, with protein sequence MLLVLCVDLDDDLGRKTGLETPVVGRDAVESAAVSLATADPEDSDVNVLFQGIHEYDELAADPDVEEEVTVAAVTGTQGGDVKANRAIGEEIDRVLAGLSTGENVSAIVITDGAQDESVLPIVRSRVPIDSVRRVVVRQAQDLESIYYTMKQVLADPETRGTILVPLGILLLIYPFVTIASFFDVPGAVVLGVISALLGLYTLFRGLGLEDAVDDTASRVRDVLYEGRVTLITYVAAAALIVVGGFRGYALFETARASVSDPIPPLIALAALVHGAVQWFAAAGVTSSLGQVTDEYLADRFKWRYLNAPFYVVAIAVVLYVVSGFFLPASIDGVRSFSLTQLAIGLTAGTLLGVFSTLAFAIAESRFPTAAEAAQG
- a CDS encoding TRAM domain-containing protein, which translates into the protein MSDCPLADDCPRYSERIDGMGCQYYGDRGGAEWCNNYDQPIRDLKAQPVKPGEEVVVDVDDIHESGAGVGRTDDGFIVLVDGLLPEARAVVRIDRVKSNHATAKTVVERLPLDGDEETDDEGESGSDGDGDDASDAGDGSESESEETSGPGRPTALGSRDNFWGG
- a CDS encoding polyprenyl synthetase family protein, producing MEYLERRVSMVEERLEAVIEAVDPPELSDEVAHVALAGGKRVRPAVTILACEACGGDPDDAVDFAVAIELVHNASLVIDDIIDRSDVRRGTASAWAEYGYGPAIIASDGLLGEAFALLSRNDHATQIVAESMVELGEGEATELVARPTDEGEYMGLARRKTGALFRAAAELGAVAADADPFTIEAFGEYAERVGVAFQIRDDVLDATADADDLGKPTGQDAEMDRPSLVQVTGLSAEEANRRAHDQSEQALDALAASEVDDSEPLGYLQDLAEFVVVRER
- a CDS encoding radical SAM protein, with the translated sequence MISKGCEQCAKGGKMVLFVYGYCDQRDCFYCPLGENRKNVTDVYANERLVESDDDVLEEAHRMDALGTSITGGEPQEAMERTCHYLSLLKDEFGEDHHTHLYTGITGGRENMRRLSEAGLDEIRFHPPYELWGDLHGTEWEEILHVAREEGLTPAFEIPGIRAEEEFLEFLDEGAAEFCNINEFEMSDGNYRRMQEQGYELQEGHMSAVDGSKEEILDAMGDHERVYFCTSVFKDAAQHRNRLKRMARTIRRPFDEVTDDGTLVYGKTWVGSDTLDALGVPEEFYSVKSEHVEVAWWLLEEMIEEGDVSEGEIVEQYPTADGTVVERTPLA
- a CDS encoding helix-turn-helix transcriptional regulator → MRTSALWFALLLVFAAVAPATALAADGRSAPGAELSTAPADTATAAVETGSPDRIAALRAPEVHRQVDDETPPRTTVEISLQSDRSAEWRVETHYALDTENETRAFRTLASRYESGDADVGPNAVLFEALQRRASESTGRSMRIENVTYHSSIDESAERGTLAVTFRWTNFLREGENETLVLDDVFTLPTAETDERRTWLSIFDADQEILIRPPDGYTVTGTSIAVQQRESAIVLAEPSDFEGEEAELRVTYSPVGPADRLPIGVLAGAGIVALVVLAAVWMLRTRSGGAGAPWGSSPPDDGAPPTAEADADGGSDAPYAGTAAEADGRNGTGEAGGPPSGAERPASADADAPAGADIPDDAVNETEADLSLLSDEERVERLLERNGGRMKQATIVDETDWSDAKVSQLLSAMAEEGRVDKLRLGRENLISLPDDAESRDAEHRDARDGDGGSAGDA